CCAAAGGCATTGCAGAAATCATAACGGTTCCCGGCTACATCAATGTTGACTTTGCCGATGTTTATACCATTATGAAAGATGGTGGTGTTGCTATTATGAACACAGGATATGCAGAAGGTGAAAACAGGGTAACTAAGGCGATTGAAGATGCTTTACATTCTCCATTATTGAATAACAGCGACATTCAAGGAGCCAAGAAAATTTTGTTAAATGTCTACTGCTCAACAACCGATCCTGTAAAAATGGAAGAAGTGTCTGAAATCAACCGGTTTATGGAAACAACTGGTTCTGACATTGAAGTAATTTGGGGGGCAAGTTTCGAAGATGGACTAGAAGAAAAAGTAAAAATAACCATCATTGCAACAGGATTCGATATTGATCAAATACCCGATATGATTGGTGACAAAAACATTGAAGAGCTGAAGATTACCAAGAAGTCTCCAGCAAGGCAACCCCTCATAACCGAAGTCGATCAGGATATTACCTTCACCATTGAATCACCACAGCCAATAACATCTAAACCGGCTAGTCCAACGCAAACAGTAGCACAACAACCGGTAATCGAAAAATTTTATGGAAATAAAACTTTTTCGCAACGTAAGCCTCAACTTAGTTTTCAATTAGAAGACATGGATGATGATGAAACACTTTCAAAGATCGAAAATATTCCGGCTTACAAACGCAAACAAGAAAAATAAATTCATCAGCTACAATAACACAATCAAAAACAATATATTATGGGCATGTTTGAAACCATAAGCGAAGATATTAAAGCCGCTATGCTGGCTAAGGAAAAAGTACGCCTCGAAGCGTTGCGTGGGGTAAAAAAAGAATTCATTGAGGCAAAAACCGCAAAAGGATCCGATGGCGAATTGCATGACGATGTTGCCTTGAAGATTTTGCAAAAAATGGTCAAGCAACGGAAAGATAGCGCTACAATTTATATAGAACAAAATCGTCCAGAATTGGCTGAAAACGAATTAGCCGAAGCAGCAATCATTGAGACATATCTTCCTAAATCTCTCAGTGACGAAGAATTAGACGTAGCAATCCGTGCCCTAATTACTGAGATTGGAGCCAGTGGACCAAAAGACATGGGAAAAGTAATGGGTGCTGCTAACAAACAGTTAGGCGGTAAAGCTGAAGGGAAGGTAATTGCAGAAAAAGTAAAATCCATACTTAATTCACTATAAATCAAAATAATAATTGCATTGACGAAATAAAGTTGATGCAATTATTTTTATTTATAAATATTTTCCATTGGAAAATATTGAAATGAGAAAACATTGTCGTACCTTTGCAAAACATTACTGTAAAATAAATAGTTTAACAACTAATATACTCTTCGCGTGAACTGCATTTGTACTTTGAGAAATATCTATAAAGCCGTTAATCAGTGCGAAAAGGAATTTGCGAGCAAGTACGGACTTACACTTAACGAAGCCATGATATTGTGTTCTTTAGAGACCAAAAGTCTTTGTGCGTCTGAATTAGCAGAAGTAAGTGATTTACAATGTTCTCAAACATCAAAGATTTTGAAATCATTAGAAGATAAAGAATTAATACAACGAACCTTAGGCAAAACTGACAAAAGAAACATGTTTTTTGGACTCTCAGAAAAAGGAGAAGCCATGTTGAAGGCTGTGAATGCTTTTCAGCAAAACATCCCAGAATTATTAAAACCATTATTATAGAACTTCGACAGGCAATTAATCAAAACAATTATACAAAAACCGCTTTATGAAAAATTGGATTACAAAGTTTTTGAAAAATAACTATTTGAATATCATAGGTATTGTCTTAGGCGCTATTGGTGGTTTTTTTTATTGGCATTTTGTAGGATGTACTTCCGGGCACTGCCCTATTACAGGATCACCTTATTATAGCACCCTGTATGGCGCTATTCTTGGCTGGCTGCTTTTCAGCATGTTCAAGCCAAATAAGAAAAAACAAAAGCATATCGAAGAAAACAACGATTAAACAACCATCAATATGAATCATCTCAAAAAATGGGTTTTTCTAAGCTTGGCTTTACCTTTGTTGTTTTTGTCGTGCAACAATAAAAAAGAAGCAAATAACAATACTAAACAAGTAAATAAAATGGGAACAATTGAATTAACAAAAGCCGATTTTCTGGCAAAAGTAATGAATTACGAAAAAAACCCACAACAATGGGTTTTTGAAGGGAAAAGACCTTGTATTATAGATTTCTATGCCAACTGGTGCGGCCCTTGCAAAATGTTATCTCCGATTATGGAGGAATTGGCAGAATCACCTGAGTATGCTGGTAAAGTAGATTTCTATAAAGTGAATACAGAAGACGAACCAGAATTAGCGGCTGTTTTTGGCATTCAAAGTATTCCCTCAATTTTGTTTTGTCCATTAAACGATAAGCCACAAATGGCACAAGGAGCACTTCCCAAAGAAACATTAAAACAAGCTATCAATGAAATTTTGCTGCAAGAAGCTCCGGCAAAACAATGAACCAAGTATGATCAGGTATGTCCCAATCAAAAAACATGATACAAAAAAGCTTTATATCACATAAAGAACTATTTAGGACAATCTCTTGATCCAGAAGATACGTTTCATATTGCAAAAAAAAATCCCTACTTTTGTACACTAAAAAGCAGGGATTTTTTATTTTTATAACAATACTCAGTCTTCATCTTCGCGAAGTGATTAAACACAAAAGTATAAACGTAATATTCAAAATCCGAACTTTCAAAAACAAAATTATCATTAAAATAAAGCCAAATGCGAGCAGATATTATTAAACATGCCATGCAATATGGCCTTTATCTTGGCCTCATTCTAGGTGCAAAATTCTTTTTGGCCATGACCCAAAGTGCGTTTCTAAGTTTCTTTGCAATGATTATGTGGCTGGCTATTCCATTCTTCATTTATTTAATCGTAAAAAAATATCGCGATGAACAATTAGGGGGATTTATATCTTTTCATGAGGGGTGGTCACTTAGTTTTTGGATTATATTTTTCGGAGGAATGATCCTGGAAGTTATACAATTCGTTTATTTTCAATTCATCAACACAACATATTTGCCTGACATATTGCAGCAAACCACGCAAATGATGGATAAGATGAACTTGTCTATGCCACATCAGAATCTTGATATCATGGAAAAAATCATGACACATCCGAATTTATATGTGTTAACCGACTTTATCATGTATACTTTAATTAGCGGGGCAATCCTTTCGCTTATTATAGCAGCATTTGTCAAACGAAAAGCGAATCCATATCAATAATTTTCAGAGCTTTACCTATGGATATTTCCATCATCATACCACTGTTCAATGAAGAAGAATCTCTTCCAGAATTATTTTTCTGGATCACGACAGTCATGGAAAAAAATCATTATAGTTACGAAATCATTTTTATCAATGACGGAAGTACAGATCATTCCTGGAACGTAATAGAAGAACTGCATCAAAAGGCACCTAACGTCGTAAAAGGCATTAAGTTTCGTCGAAATTACGGGAAATCTCCGGCTCTTTTTTCTGGATTTGCAAAAGCTCAGGGAAATGTGGTTATCACAATGGATGCTGATTTGCAAGATAGTCCTGAAGAAATTCCCGGATTGTATGATATGATTGGTCATCAGGGATATGATTTGGTATCTGGCTGGAAGAAAAAACGACATGATGGCACTTTTAGCAAAAATCTACCATCAAAAATATACAATGCAACAGCAAGAAAAGTTACCGGACTAAAACTACACGATATGAATTGCGGCCTAAAAGCTTACCGCAATGAAGTAGTTAAAAATATCGAAGTATATGGTGAAATGCATCGGTATATTCCCTACTTAGCTAAAGTTGCTGGATTTACAAAAATCGGAGAAAAAGTAGTGACACATCAGGCTCGTCGCTTCGGAAAATCCAAGTTTGGACTCAATCGTTTTATAAATGGCTATTTGGATTTATTTTCTCTTTGGTTTCTAGCTCGTTTCGGGAAAAGACCCATGCATTTTTTTGGCTTTTGGGGTAGCGTTATGTTTTTACTGGGATTTATTGCTGTACTTGTCGTAGGAATTATGAAATGGCATGCTTTAATCACTCACACAAGAGCTCCATTAGTAACTTCGACTCCTTATTTTTATTTGTCACTCACGATGATGATTGTTGGGACACAATTGTTTTTATCAGGATTTGTTGGCGAATTAATTTCAAGAAATTCGGTTGAAAGAAACAGATATAATATCGAAAAGGAAATATAAAATCATAACGCTAATTACTTATCCATAATGGAAATTGCATTAAACATATTACAATATACGCTTCCAGCCTTATTTGTATTGATTGCAATTTATTTCACTCAAAAGCAGCTCTTAAAAGGTGAAGCAGAACGACGTCGCACAGAGTTATTACGTGTTTATTCGTCATCGTTAACCCCAGTACGCTTACAAGCTTACGAACGATTAACGCTCTTTCTGGAGCGTATAGTTCCCGACCAATTAGTCACCAGAATCCCTTGTAACCAACTAAATGCAAATCAACTACATACCAGCTTATTAGAAACTATTCGAAAGGAAAACGAACATAATCTTTCTCAACAACTTTATGTAGGCAATGATGTTTGGATTATGGTTCAACATGCCAAAGAAAGCATGGTACAACTTGTGAATACATGTGCAGCTCAACTTACACCGCAAGATAGCGGAATACAATTAGCGAGTTTGATTCTTGATACATATCATGCAGTTGACGAAACACCAGTTCAGATAGCTATCGATTTATTAAAAAAAGAGATGAACGAACGCTTTGGATAATACAAAGTAAAAATTAAACGCAAACTATTAACAAGAACAATATGAACTTTTTAGAATTAGCCTCCAAGCGTACCTCGGTACGAAAATTTCAACAAAAGCTTGTTGAACAGGAAAAATTGGATTATATATTGCAAGCTATGCAGATAGCTCCAACAGCCGTCAATTTTCAACCACTGAAATTTATTGTCTTACAAGGTAAAAAACTCCAAGAAATTCAGCCTTGCTATCCACGCAATTGGTTTGAAACAGCTCCATTGTGCATCGTAGCTTGTGGAGATCATAACCGCTCATGGAAACGATCAAGTGACGAAAAAGATTATTGTGACATAGATGTAGCGATTGCAACAACGCACTTAATGCTAGCTGCCACGGAACAAGGGCTGGGAACATGTTGGATTAGTAACTTCGACGCCAAACAATGTAAAATCATTTTGTCATTGCCTAAAAATATAGAGCCACTGGCACTCATTCCAATCGGATATTCTGATGAAAAAGAAGAAGATTTAGATGAAAAAGTGCGTAAACCATTAAGTGAATTGGTTGAATATCGCTAGCCAACTACCATGAAATCTAAATTACTTTTGGTTTTTACCGGAATAATTCTTTCCTTGTTGCTAATCAATTGTTCCAATGCCGGAGGTTGCCATCAAAATCTTTATGTGGTAATGACAGCAAATTTGGATACTATACAAAATGATACCGTTAAAACAATGACATTGGATAGTGTTTGGGTTGCAGGCGTTAGAAATGACTCCGTATTGTACGATAACACAGCATCAGTATCGCAGCTAAGCTTACCTTTGCAGGAAAACAAAAACATTACCCAGTTTGTTATTCGTAGTAATAGCGTATACGACACCCTGACCTGCTATCATACCAACATTCAACAATATATTTCTCTTGAATGTGGATGTGAAATAAATTTTCAGTTGGATTCAGTGAAAACAACTACACATCGAATAAAATCGGTTCAAATCGTTCAGAAAAATGTTACCAGTCAAGCCACAGAAAATATTCAAATCTTCTATTAGCCTATTGATAGCTTTCTTTCTGATTCAACCATGTTTTGGCCAAAAAGAGCAATCCAAACAAGATAAAACAGAGAAGAAATCAGAAGTAAAGCAGCCTTTTTTTCGAGCTTGGAGTGTTCAACTGGATCTTGCTTCTCCCATTTCCGGTAAATTTTTCACACCAGATATTTTTTCGTCCGAAGCATCGCTAAATGTAAATATACGTAACACCTGGTTTCCTGTGTGGGAATTTGGCTATGCTAATATAAACCATACTGACGGAGATGGTGCCCAATTTACGACCAAAGCAATATTTAACCGAATTGGGTTTAATATAAGTATCCTCAATAATAAAAATATCATCAAACCTGTAAAATCAATTTTTTATGCCGGGTTACGTCTAGGACATTCTTCTTTTAATTATAACATTAACAACATAACAATCACAGATAATTACTGGAAAACGACACAGGCGATATCAAGCGATAATAACAACGCTTCAGCTACCTGGGGAGAATTCGTTGCAGGAGTACAGGTAAACGTAATCAAAAATATCACTTTAGGATGGACAGCCCGGCTCAAAACAGGGTTATCGATAACAAAAAAGACATTCTCACCCTGGTATGTTCCTGGCTTTGGTATTGTAAATGGTTCAGGATGGGGATTTACTTATAGTATAGGATATATAATTCCTTCAAAATAAGCGTATTGAAACTTGTGAAATGAAAAAAACAGTGCATATTATAGGGTTTTCGTTGTTCTACGTTATCGTTTGGATTTTATCCTGGGCTCCATTATCTTTGTTATACTTTATTTCAGATTTTGTCCTATATCCATTAGTACATTATATAGTTCGATATCGGGTCAGAGTAGTACAAACAAACTTACAAAACTCGTTTCCAGACAAAAACAAACAAGAATTACAAAAACTTCAAAAACAGTTTTATCATCATTTTTGTGACTACGGGGTAGAATTAATCAAGCTTATGCATATATCACAAAAAGAATTGGATAAACGCATGACATTGCCCAATATTGAACTCTTTTATGAGCAGCTGAATCAGGGGCGTAATGTCATTCTTGTGATGGGACACTATGCCAACTGGGATTGGCTCAATGTTTTACAACGAAAGTTACATGCAGGAACAACAATGGCAGTTGTATATCAACCTTTAAGTAATATTCACTTTGACCAATTCTTTCTGGGCATCCGCGATCGGTTCAACATATATAATATAAAAAAAAACAACACATTACGCGAGATTATCCGATTAAAACAACAAAATAATCCATTCATTGTAGCAATGGTCTCCGATCAATCGCCATCACGCAATAAACTCGATTATTGGACAACTTTTTTACATCAGGACACAGCAGTCATTACCGGCATGTCGCATATAGCCAAACAAATGCATTTTTCAATTTATTATATTGACATGCAGCAGGTAAAACGTGGCTATTACACCAGTACACTGTCAATACTGGCAGAAGATGCATCTGTATGGACGGAAGAAGCACTGAGTGAGCAATTTATTCGTAATGTAGAAAAAACTATTATGGCTAATCCATCCTTATACCTATGGACACACAAACGGTGGAAACATAAGCGAAATCAAGAGAAAACTGCATAATCAAAACGACTATCAATGAAAGTAAGCATTGTCATCCTAAATTATAATGGGCAAAAATTGTTAGAACAATTTTTGCCTTCTGTGCTTACAAATTCATTATATAACAATGATTACGAAGTTATTATAGCAGACAATGGATCAACAGATAATTCCATTGAATTTTTAAAACATAGCTATCCTGCAATTCGTCTTATTTTGCTGGATAAAAATTATGGATTTGCAGGTGGATACAATCATGCCTTGACACAAATTGATGCCGAATATTTCATCTTACTCAATTCTGATGTACAGGTTACAGAAAACTGGATATTGCCATTGATAAACTACATGGACGAACATCCTAATGTAGCAGCCTGCCAGCCTAAAATTCTTTCATATGCAGAACCATCCCGATTTGAACATGCAGGTGCCTGTGGAGGATATATCGATAAATATGGATATCCATTTTGTAGAGGACGGATGTTTACAACATTGGAAGAAGATCTTGGTCAATATGATACCATTGCCGACGTTTTCTGGGCAAGCGGTGCTTGTCTGGTAATTCGTTCAGTCTTATTTGCTCAAATGGGTGGTTTTGACGATACCTTTTTTGCACACATGGAAGAAATTGACCTTTGCTGGCGGTTAAAAAACAGAGGATATCAAATCGTATGTATCCCTCAAAGTGCTATTTATCACGTTGGTGGAGGAAGTCTGGATGCAAAAAATGTGAGAAAAACATATCTGAATTTTCGAAATAACTGGTTGATGCTATATAAAAATCTGACTGATGAGGAGCTTCTCCCTATTTATTTCTTCCGCTTCTTTTTTGATTATGTCGCAGCGTTACAAATGGTGCTTACATTTCAGCGTGGTCATGCCTATCATGTTTGGAAAGCAAGGCATGATTTCAAATCAATGCGCAATTTATACGCCAACCAAAGAATTGAAAATCAAAAAAATAAAATTATTACCAAACCGTCAGGAATTCTTAATCGAAGTTTAGTATTGGCATATCATTTATACCGCAAAAAGCATTTTAGTCAATTGAAAGAGCTAATCTCGTTCAACCAACATGATAAGTTGTAGCAACTATTTTCGTTTCTTAGAATGGGATGATAGCGTATTACGCTCCCAAAACACGCCATCCTCGTAACCCTGTATGGAAGTTTCATAATCAGCTATTTGCAAGCGCTTTTGTGCCACACAACAATAGGTTTCATCCATTTCAACGCCACAAAAATGACGATTCAATTTTTTTGCTACCACAGCTGTCGTTCCCGAACCAAGAAAAGGATCGAACACTACATCTCCTTCTTGTGAACTAGCCAAAATTAACTTTGCTATCAGTTTTTCAGGCTTTTGAGTAGGATGCTCTGTATTCTCACGCATTGACCAATAAGGAATCGTAATATCATCCCAGAAATTAGATGGATGTGTAATCCGAAAATTACCATCATCCGTTTCAATCCAGTCTTTGGGTTTACCATCCTTTCGATAGGGAGCAATCACTTTACGTTTCATTTTAACCACATCAACATTAAAGTAATAATGTTTTGGATCTTTCACCCCAAACCAGATATCTTCCATTCCGTTTTTCCAGTTATTTGCAGCTCCCCGACCCTTTTCTCTTTGCCAGGTAATGCGATTCAGTAATGTAACATACTCACCCATTACCATCTGGATAGCAGAACTTGATTGCCAGTCACCACAGACATAAATTGAGCCATTCGGCTTTAGACAAGCAACTAATGAAGAAAACCAGCGTTGAAGATAGGACACATAATCAGCAAACGAAGTTTTCGCAAAAACCTGGTCGCCAAACTTTCTCGTAAGATTATACGGGGGATCAACAATAATCAGATCAGCAAAGGCCTGTGGTAATTTTGGCAAAACAGCTATAGTATCACCGCATATAATCCTATTGTCAATTTGGTTCAAAGCAACAACAGGAATAGATTCAGAAAAGTCGATTAACAGCTCTTTTAATAGCGACCTCTCTTCTTCTGTCACAAGAAGCGTTCTATTACGTGGAGCAAGGGTAACAGGCATTTGAGATTACTGTATATAAATTTCTAATAATTCTGCCTGAGGCATAGGATGCAATGTAACCTCTGATAACAAAGCCGGCAGTAAAACAGTTTCACCTTTCATAACAGTTGTCTTGCCACCGGAATATTCAATTACAAAAGAACCTTCGATACAGAGATAAATCACGAAAGAATCCAATAAATAATAATCCCGTGATAATGCATGAGTCAATTTCACCAGATTAGTCGTAAAATAATTGCATGAAGCAAGCTCGCAAGGTACATCTGGTGTAACAGCCGGATGTTGTTTAGCATCAGAAATATATTGAAAATCAATTGCATCTAATGCCAATTCAGTATGCAATTCCCGTTGATGCCCTTGATCGTCCTTTCGATTATAATCAAAAAGACGATAAGTAATATCTGACGTTTGCTGAATCTCAGCAATAAAGCATCCTTTCCCAATAGCATGGACGCGACCCGCAGGAATAAAAAAGACATCCCCCTTTGCTACCGGGAAATGTTC
The sequence above is drawn from the Microbacter margulisiae genome and encodes:
- a CDS encoding DUF6452 family protein, whose translation is MKSKLLLVFTGIILSLLLINCSNAGGCHQNLYVVMTANLDTIQNDTVKTMTLDSVWVAGVRNDSVLYDNTASVSQLSLPLQENKNITQFVIRSNSVYDTLTCYHTNIQQYISLECGCEINFQLDSVKTTTHRIKSVQIVQKNVTSQATENIQIFY
- a CDS encoding lysophospholipid acyltransferase family protein, which gives rise to MKKTVHIIGFSLFYVIVWILSWAPLSLLYFISDFVLYPLVHYIVRYRVRVVQTNLQNSFPDKNKQELQKLQKQFYHHFCDYGVELIKLMHISQKELDKRMTLPNIELFYEQLNQGRNVILVMGHYANWDWLNVLQRKLHAGTTMAVVYQPLSNIHFDQFFLGIRDRFNIYNIKKNNTLREIIRLKQQNNPFIVAMVSDQSPSRNKLDYWTTFLHQDTAVITGMSHIAKQMHFSIYYIDMQQVKRGYYTSTLSILAEDASVWTEEALSEQFIRNVEKTIMANPSLYLWTHKRWKHKRNQEKTA
- a CDS encoding DNA-methyltransferase, which translates into the protein MPVTLAPRNRTLLVTEEERSLLKELLIDFSESIPVVALNQIDNRIICGDTIAVLPKLPQAFADLIIVDPPYNLTRKFGDQVFAKTSFADYVSYLQRWFSSLVACLKPNGSIYVCGDWQSSSAIQMVMGEYVTLLNRITWQREKGRGAANNWKNGMEDIWFGVKDPKHYYFNVDVVKMKRKVIAPYRKDGKPKDWIETDDGNFRITHPSNFWDDITIPYWSMRENTEHPTQKPEKLIAKLILASSQEGDVVFDPFLGSGTTAVVAKKLNRHFCGVEMDETYCCVAQKRLQIADYETSIQGYEDGVFWERNTLSSHSKKRK
- a CDS encoding DUF6132 family protein, producing MKNWITKFLKNNYLNIIGIVLGAIGGFFYWHFVGCTSGHCPITGSPYYSTLYGAILGWLLFSMFKPNKKKQKHIEENND
- a CDS encoding MarR family winged helix-turn-helix transcriptional regulator — translated: MRNIYKAVNQCEKEFASKYGLTLNEAMILCSLETKSLCASELAEVSDLQCSQTSKILKSLEDKELIQRTLGKTDKRNMFFGLSEKGEAMLKAVNAFQQNIPELLKPLL
- a CDS encoding DUF6048 family protein; translated protein: MLPVKPQKIFKSSISLLIAFFLIQPCFGQKEQSKQDKTEKKSEVKQPFFRAWSVQLDLASPISGKFFTPDIFSSEASLNVNIRNTWFPVWEFGYANINHTDGDGAQFTTKAIFNRIGFNISILNNKNIIKPVKSIFYAGLRLGHSSFNYNINNITITDNYWKTTQAISSDNNNASATWGEFVAGVQVNVIKNITLGWTARLKTGLSITKKTFSPWYVPGFGIVNGSGWGFTYSIGYIIPSK
- a CDS encoding DUF4199 domain-containing protein — protein: MRADIIKHAMQYGLYLGLILGAKFFLAMTQSAFLSFFAMIMWLAIPFFIYLIVKKYRDEQLGGFISFHEGWSLSFWIIFFGGMILEVIQFVYFQFINTTYLPDILQQTTQMMDKMNLSMPHQNLDIMEKIMTHPNLYVLTDFIMYTLISGAILSLIIAAFVKRKANPYQ
- the trxA gene encoding thioredoxin, with the translated sequence MNHLKKWVFLSLALPLLFLSCNNKKEANNNTKQVNKMGTIELTKADFLAKVMNYEKNPQQWVFEGKRPCIIDFYANWCGPCKMLSPIMEELAESPEYAGKVDFYKVNTEDEPELAAVFGIQSIPSILFCPLNDKPQMAQGALPKETLKQAINEILLQEAPAKQ
- a CDS encoding glycosyltransferase family 2 protein, producing the protein MKVSIVILNYNGQKLLEQFLPSVLTNSLYNNDYEVIIADNGSTDNSIEFLKHSYPAIRLILLDKNYGFAGGYNHALTQIDAEYFILLNSDVQVTENWILPLINYMDEHPNVAACQPKILSYAEPSRFEHAGACGGYIDKYGYPFCRGRMFTTLEEDLGQYDTIADVFWASGACLVIRSVLFAQMGGFDDTFFAHMEEIDLCWRLKNRGYQIVCIPQSAIYHVGGGSLDAKNVRKTYLNFRNNWLMLYKNLTDEELLPIYFFRFFFDYVAALQMVLTFQRGHAYHVWKARHDFKSMRNLYANQRIENQKNKIITKPSGILNRSLVLAYHLYRKKHFSQLKELISFNQHDKL
- a CDS encoding nitroreductase family protein; the encoded protein is MNFLELASKRTSVRKFQQKLVEQEKLDYILQAMQIAPTAVNFQPLKFIVLQGKKLQEIQPCYPRNWFETAPLCIVACGDHNRSWKRSSDEKDYCDIDVAIATTHLMLAATEQGLGTCWISNFDAKQCKIILSLPKNIEPLALIPIGYSDEKEEDLDEKVRKPLSELVEYR
- a CDS encoding type I phosphomannose isomerase catalytic subunit; amino-acid sequence: MSRIWGGQRLRELGKPVAGNECIGESWELSGVEGNESVISEGFLADNSLSEVIEVYMDEMVGKKVFDQFGTQFPLLIKFIDANDDLSIQVHPDDALAQERHNSFGKTEMWYVLDGKPDAELISGFMPNMDKAIYLNHLQNGTLDSIMEHFPVAKGDVFFIPAGRVHAIGKGCFIAEIQQTSDITYRLFDYNRKDDQGHQRELHTELALDAIDFQYISDAKQHPAVTPDVPCELASCNYFTTNLVKLTHALSRDYYLLDSFVIYLCIEGSFVIEYSGGKTTVMKGETVLLPALLSEVTLHPMPQAELLEIYIQ
- the ftsZ gene encoding cell division protein FtsZ, whose product is MGPDNEFIDFVLPMESTSIIKVIGVGGGGSNAVNHMFHRGITDVTFVVCNTDNQALQKSPVPIKIQLGAQTTEGLGAGGRPERAREAALESIEEIEQVLKANTKMVFITAGMGGGTGTGAAPVVAKVAKELGILTVGIVTIPFAFEGKKKIAQALDGVDEMAKYVDALLVINNEKLSLIYPDLELPNAFARADDVLTNAAKGIAEIITVPGYINVDFADVYTIMKDGGVAIMNTGYAEGENRVTKAIEDALHSPLLNNSDIQGAKKILLNVYCSTTDPVKMEEVSEINRFMETTGSDIEVIWGASFEDGLEEKVKITIIATGFDIDQIPDMIGDKNIEELKITKKSPARQPLITEVDQDITFTIESPQPITSKPASPTQTVAQQPVIEKFYGNKTFSQRKPQLSFQLEDMDDDETLSKIENIPAYKRKQEK
- a CDS encoding glycosyltransferase family 2 protein; this translates as MDISIIIPLFNEEESLPELFFWITTVMEKNHYSYEIIFINDGSTDHSWNVIEELHQKAPNVVKGIKFRRNYGKSPALFSGFAKAQGNVVITMDADLQDSPEEIPGLYDMIGHQGYDLVSGWKKKRHDGTFSKNLPSKIYNATARKVTGLKLHDMNCGLKAYRNEVVKNIEVYGEMHRYIPYLAKVAGFTKIGEKVVTHQARRFGKSKFGLNRFINGYLDLFSLWFLARFGKRPMHFFGFWGSVMFLLGFIAVLVVGIMKWHALITHTRAPLVTSTPYFYLSLTMMIVGTQLFLSGFVGELISRNSVERNRYNIEKEI
- a CDS encoding GatB/YqeY domain-containing protein, whose translation is MGMFETISEDIKAAMLAKEKVRLEALRGVKKEFIEAKTAKGSDGELHDDVALKILQKMVKQRKDSATIYIEQNRPELAENELAEAAIIETYLPKSLSDEELDVAIRALITEIGASGPKDMGKVMGAANKQLGGKAEGKVIAEKVKSILNSL